One part of the Terrimicrobium sacchariphilum genome encodes these proteins:
- a CDS encoding ABC transporter substrate-binding protein, giving the protein MKNLFAIGVVIAVLALPFVLRPKQNLLAAADDTLVLISPHNEAIRYEFTRAFSESYHRETGRTVRLDWRTPGGGSEIARYIKSEFYNSFENYWRSLGRAWTPEVIGGFDNPRMTPAASPAEDFPAQAARRSFLDSSVGIGIDIMFGGGSFDFIQQADAGRLVAGDVMRRHPEWFSENSIPQSVSGEIFYDPKGRWIGAALSSFGICYNRDSLRRLGVMQPPTGWENLADPVYRNEVALTDPSKSGSAAKAFEMILQQKMQQAGEDRLGDGWAAGLNLIQAAAANARYFTDAAGRVPMDVAAGDAAIGMCIDFYGRFQSEYIAAPDGESRLVYVTPSGGSSVGVDPIAILRGAPNRAVAERFVEFVLSIEGQKLWNFRVGTPGGPQKYALRRLPIRKELYAPEYTAFRSDPTVFPYEDARLFTYHAAWTAPLFRAIGLIVKVMTQDSHDELADAWKALIAAGFPPEATQRFYDVSLVDYSVAREKLRPILSSPDRIAEVALTRELTDAFRRQYREAAQLAREGK; this is encoded by the coding sequence ATGAAGAATCTTTTCGCCATCGGGGTGGTCATTGCCGTCTTGGCGCTACCGTTCGTTTTGCGTCCAAAGCAGAATCTGCTGGCGGCCGCGGACGATACTCTCGTTCTTATCAGCCCTCATAACGAGGCGATTCGCTATGAGTTCACCAGGGCTTTTTCCGAGAGCTATCATCGCGAGACGGGCCGCACCGTCCGGCTCGACTGGCGTACCCCTGGCGGTGGCAGCGAGATCGCACGCTATATCAAGAGCGAGTTCTACAACTCCTTTGAGAACTACTGGCGCTCGCTCGGCCGTGCCTGGACTCCCGAGGTCATCGGAGGTTTCGACAATCCCAGGATGACTCCGGCGGCCAGTCCAGCAGAGGACTTTCCAGCGCAGGCTGCCCGGCGGAGCTTTCTGGACTCCAGCGTGGGCATCGGCATCGATATCATGTTTGGAGGCGGTTCGTTTGATTTCATCCAGCAGGCGGACGCTGGTCGGCTCGTCGCGGGTGATGTCATGCGGCGTCACCCGGAGTGGTTTTCGGAAAACTCCATCCCGCAGTCGGTCTCGGGCGAGATATTTTATGACCCGAAGGGACGCTGGATCGGGGCAGCTCTCTCGTCATTCGGCATTTGTTACAACAGGGATTCCCTGCGCCGTCTCGGGGTGATGCAGCCTCCGACCGGGTGGGAGAATCTGGCCGATCCTGTGTACCGGAACGAGGTGGCATTGACAGATCCCTCCAAAAGCGGTTCCGCCGCCAAGGCCTTTGAAATGATCCTCCAGCAAAAGATGCAGCAAGCCGGGGAGGATCGGCTAGGCGACGGGTGGGCTGCCGGACTCAACCTTATTCAAGCTGCGGCCGCCAACGCCAGGTATTTCACCGATGCCGCGGGCCGCGTGCCCATGGACGTCGCGGCTGGCGATGCGGCCATTGGGATGTGTATTGACTTTTATGGTCGATTCCAGAGCGAATACATTGCAGCGCCTGATGGCGAATCCCGGCTGGTCTATGTCACGCCCTCGGGCGGGTCATCTGTCGGAGTCGACCCCATAGCGATTTTACGAGGCGCTCCGAATCGAGCCGTTGCGGAGCGATTCGTTGAGTTTGTGCTTTCGATTGAGGGGCAGAAACTATGGAATTTCCGAGTTGGCACTCCGGGCGGCCCGCAGAAGTACGCCCTCCGCCGTCTTCCGATTCGCAAGGAATTGTACGCGCCGGAGTACACGGCATTTCGTTCCGATCCCACCGTCTTTCCTTATGAGGATGCCCGCCTCTTCACATATCACGCCGCCTGGACCGCTCCGCTCTTCCGGGCGATTGGCTTGATCGTGAAGGTTATGACGCAGGACAGTCACGATGAACTCGCCGACGCTTGGAAAGCGCTTATCGCGGCAGGGTTCCCGCCAGAGGCGACCCAGAGGTTCTACGATGTCAGTTTGGTGGATTACTCTGTGGCCAGGGAAAAGCTGCGGCCCATACTTTCCTCGCCGGACCGGATCGCCGAGGTCGCGCTGACTCGCGAACTGACCGATGCATTCCGGCGGCAATATCGCGAGGCGGCGCAACTCGCCAGGGAGGGAAAATGA
- a CDS encoding PAS domain-containing protein produces the protein MCAYSPRVGSSSDHGKKHLFPRISIPVRDGILAGLAVFVIALSSLLLMDIEALRQQRITIKDSLERTARTAAGLVDGDAHEEMVQNGKVDPAAYEKLIAPLVKFHRRAPEIAYLYTLVEKDGQLYFVLDTATSAKALQFSRPMKPSGFLEPYSSFSPNEDAAEVQAVRKGQNFVSQKAFTDEYGTFLSALAPIRDSQGKVVASLGIDMSVADYESRLSDLKKTGFLSSVISALTGMLLGVLVWWHARQARRHEQAKWQATKEKADLEERDRRVIQSLGQIIYRHNFATDQRRDEILWEGETEVLLGYKPGEMPQKTEEWFGFLHPDDRAREVTAFMAAVKGKANSYDGEYRFRHADGHYLWLHDRCVILRDSAGAPLLVDGTLLNVTQRKVSDERFRTVFEASTDPHMLVARHKVIDCNQATVEMLGLETKADVLRQPLATHWPDLDETASWDTTVFRGLHRFESYKKHISGELIPVDVTNTHLTIAGEEIMLVVWHDLRKIKHAQRELAFSEKKYRELVEGLDQIVFQTNQNGHWMFLNPAWEENTGYRITNCLGRPIDPFIWPEDRERVLRAWNGGKPDTAPFRIVGSTGIEIWVEADWRQRYDSTGRQTGISGTLTNITARRKAEQEIIAAKEAAEAADRAKSEFLAVMSHEIRTPMNGVIGFAQLLGETTLTELQREYVETVKGCGDTLLRLLNDILDFSKMESSRVELEHRPFSIRQCASEVISLNLPTAIAKEIALSAQIDPKVPDQILGDSTRFRQVLLNLVGNAVKFTERGWVELRVTPAESAPPSDRPDHIKIEILDSGIGIDKDALARLFKPFSQADSSTTRRYGGTGLGLAISARVVELMGGKLTVMSEPGRGSCFSFTLPLKLTETPESEPVATPVARDAKTELAAHPSLKILVAEDNAINRKVISRMLLSLGYSATLVGDGFECLEACEREEYDLIFMDVQMPGLDGFETTARLRAAGKKTWISALTAAAMPDDRLKCQIAGMNDYLTKPYRKADLEASIARYIVARRPKADVSSVT, from the coding sequence ATGTGTGCCTATTCTCCGCGAGTGGGTTCGTCTTCAGACCACGGCAAAAAACACCTATTTCCCCGGATCTCCATCCCTGTCCGGGATGGGATACTGGCGGGACTCGCCGTGTTTGTCATCGCACTGTCGAGCCTTCTCCTGATGGATATCGAGGCGCTGCGCCAGCAGCGCATCACGATCAAGGACAGCCTGGAGCGAACCGCTCGAACCGCAGCAGGTTTGGTGGATGGCGATGCCCACGAGGAAATGGTGCAGAACGGAAAGGTCGATCCGGCAGCCTATGAGAAACTCATTGCTCCTCTGGTGAAATTTCACCGGAGGGCGCCGGAAATCGCCTACCTCTACACTCTCGTCGAAAAGGACGGGCAGCTCTACTTCGTCCTCGATACGGCTACCTCCGCGAAAGCACTCCAGTTCTCCCGCCCCATGAAGCCATCCGGCTTTCTGGAACCTTACAGCAGCTTCTCGCCGAATGAGGATGCAGCCGAGGTACAGGCTGTAAGAAAGGGGCAAAACTTTGTCAGCCAAAAGGCGTTCACCGATGAATACGGCACGTTCCTCTCGGCACTCGCCCCCATCCGGGACTCGCAGGGGAAGGTTGTCGCTTCGCTCGGGATCGATATGAGCGTGGCCGATTATGAGAGCCGACTCTCGGACCTGAAGAAGACCGGTTTCCTTTCCTCGGTGATCTCCGCCTTGACCGGAATGCTGCTGGGCGTGCTCGTCTGGTGGCATGCCCGACAGGCTCGGCGTCACGAACAGGCAAAATGGCAGGCAACCAAGGAAAAGGCCGACTTGGAAGAGCGCGACCGGCGCGTCATCCAATCCCTGGGACAGATTATCTACCGGCATAACTTTGCCACCGATCAACGCCGCGACGAAATCCTCTGGGAAGGAGAAACCGAAGTCCTTCTCGGCTATAAACCCGGCGAGATGCCGCAAAAGACGGAAGAGTGGTTCGGCTTCCTCCATCCTGACGACCGTGCGCGCGAAGTGACCGCATTCATGGCGGCAGTAAAAGGCAAAGCAAACTCCTATGATGGGGAGTATCGCTTCCGCCATGCCGACGGACACTACCTCTGGCTTCACGACCGTTGCGTCATCTTGCGAGATTCGGCAGGCGCTCCGCTGCTGGTCGACGGCACTCTCCTCAACGTCACGCAGCGAAAGGTGAGCGACGAGCGTTTTCGGACAGTCTTTGAAGCATCCACCGACCCGCATATGCTGGTCGCTCGCCACAAGGTCATCGATTGCAATCAGGCAACCGTCGAGATGCTCGGCCTGGAGACAAAGGCCGACGTGCTCCGGCAACCACTGGCCACCCACTGGCCTGATCTCGATGAGACCGCCTCCTGGGACACCACGGTGTTCCGCGGGCTGCACCGATTCGAAAGCTACAAAAAGCACATTTCCGGCGAATTGATCCCGGTCGATGTCACCAATACCCACCTCACCATCGCGGGCGAGGAAATCATGCTGGTCGTCTGGCACGATCTCCGGAAGATCAAGCACGCACAAAGAGAGTTGGCATTTAGCGAGAAAAAATACCGCGAACTCGTCGAAGGGCTGGATCAGATCGTCTTTCAGACAAATCAGAACGGGCACTGGATGTTCCTCAATCCCGCCTGGGAGGAAAACACCGGCTACCGAATCACCAACTGTCTCGGACGACCGATCGATCCGTTTATCTGGCCGGAGGATAGGGAACGTGTCCTGCGAGCATGGAATGGCGGCAAACCGGATACCGCTCCGTTCCGCATCGTCGGATCGACAGGCATTGAGATATGGGTCGAGGCCGACTGGCGTCAGCGTTACGACTCGACCGGCCGCCAGACGGGTATCAGCGGGACCTTGACCAACATTACCGCACGGAGAAAAGCCGAGCAGGAGATCATTGCAGCCAAGGAGGCGGCGGAGGCGGCAGATCGCGCCAAGAGCGAGTTCCTTGCGGTCATGAGCCATGAAATCCGCACGCCCATGAATGGCGTCATCGGATTCGCCCAATTGCTCGGAGAAACCACGCTGACCGAGCTGCAAAGGGAATATGTGGAAACGGTGAAAGGCTGCGGAGATACCCTGCTGCGACTGCTGAATGACATTCTCGATTTTTCCAAGATGGAAAGCAGCCGGGTGGAACTGGAGCACCGCCCGTTCTCGATCCGCCAATGCGCCTCGGAGGTTATCAGCCTGAATCTGCCTACGGCCATCGCCAAGGAGATCGCCCTTTCGGCACAGATCGATCCCAAGGTGCCAGATCAAATCCTGGGAGACAGCACCCGGTTCCGGCAGGTGTTGCTCAACCTTGTCGGCAATGCGGTCAAATTCACGGAGCGCGGCTGGGTGGAACTCCGCGTGACTCCGGCCGAGAGCGCCCCCCCTTCGGACCGTCCCGATCACATCAAGATCGAGATCCTCGACTCGGGCATCGGCATCGACAAGGATGCGTTGGCTCGCCTTTTCAAGCCTTTCAGCCAGGCAGACTCCTCGACCACTCGACGCTACGGCGGGACAGGGCTCGGCCTCGCCATATCGGCCCGTGTCGTAGAGCTCATGGGAGGGAAACTCACCGTCATGAGCGAACCCGGACGCGGGTCCTGTTTCTCCTTCACCCTGCCATTGAAGCTGACGGAAACGCCGGAGAGCGAACCTGTGGCAACGCCTGTAGCGCGAGACGCCAAGACAGAACTCGCCGCCCATCCCTCCTTGAAGATCCTCGTGGCGGAAGACAATGCCATCAATCGCAAGGTGATCTCGCGCATGCTCCTGTCCCTTGGATATTCCGCCACCTTGGTCGGGGATGGTTTCGAGTGCCTTGAAGCGTGTGAACGTGAGGAATATGACCTGATTTTCATGGATGTGCAGATGCCCGGTCTGGATGGATTTGAAACGACCGCCCGCCTGCGAGCCGCAGGAAAGAAAACCTGGATATCCGCCCTCACGGCCGCCGCAATGCCCGACGATCGGCTAAAATGCCAAATCGCGGGAATGAACGACTACCTGACGAAGCCCTACCGTAAAGCCGATCTCGAAGCGAGCATCGCCCGGTACATCGTGGCGCGACGCCCCAAGGCTGACGTCTCATCGGTTACGTAG
- a CDS encoding ABC transporter ATP-binding protein gives MIAISIESLTKRFGSHAALDDVSLRIEPGELFFLLGPSGCGKTTLLRTIAGFVTPDAGRVLFDREDVTKLPVHKRRTGMMFQSYALWPHLSVARNVAFGLEEQGVPAAEREKRVREALASVRMDSYAERKIGQLSGGQQQRVALARALVVRPRALLLDEPLSNLDAKLRLEMRSEIRRVCKEFGLTAVYVTHDQKEALSVADRLAVMSEGRIAQIGCPEEVYRRPHSRLVAEFIGETNILRGKVVSRAGEEMLVATAAGKFSARATGVLRTTAEEGVLVSIRPEGWRISDTGGENSIPAVLRSTMYLGEFAQHEFTAGGEALKALELNPHLAHRVIGRQYFLEPLDAVVLNDTP, from the coding sequence ATGATCGCGATCTCGATTGAATCCCTGACCAAGCGGTTCGGAAGCCACGCAGCACTTGACGATGTTTCGCTGCGGATCGAACCCGGGGAGCTGTTTTTCCTCCTGGGCCCGAGCGGGTGTGGAAAGACGACATTGCTGCGTACGATCGCCGGTTTTGTCACTCCCGATGCGGGCAGGGTGCTTTTTGATCGTGAAGATGTCACGAAGCTGCCAGTGCACAAGCGGCGCACCGGCATGATGTTCCAGAGCTATGCTCTCTGGCCTCATCTCTCGGTGGCGCGCAATGTGGCATTTGGCCTGGAAGAGCAGGGAGTGCCTGCTGCGGAGCGGGAAAAGCGTGTTCGCGAAGCCCTCGCTTCGGTCCGGATGGACTCCTATGCCGAACGCAAGATCGGCCAGCTCTCCGGCGGCCAGCAACAGCGGGTGGCTCTGGCGCGAGCGCTTGTGGTACGCCCACGCGCCTTGCTGCTTGATGAGCCGCTCTCCAATCTCGATGCCAAGCTGCGCCTGGAAATGCGCTCGGAAATTCGCCGGGTCTGCAAGGAGTTTGGACTCACGGCTGTCTATGTGACTCATGATCAGAAGGAAGCTCTGTCCGTGGCAGACCGCCTCGCTGTGATGTCGGAGGGGCGCATTGCCCAGATCGGTTGTCCCGAGGAGGTTTACCGCCGTCCACATTCCCGGCTAGTGGCGGAGTTCATCGGAGAAACCAACATTCTTCGCGGCAAGGTTGTGTCGCGGGCGGGGGAGGAAATGCTGGTCGCCACCGCGGCGGGAAAGTTTTCGGCGCGGGCGACCGGTGTCCTGAGGACGACGGCTGAGGAGGGCGTGTTGGTCTCCATCCGTCCTGAGGGCTGGAGGATTTCCGATACCGGCGGCGAGAACTCGATTCCCGCCGTCCTGCGGTCGACAATGTATCTTGGCGAGTTTGCCCAGCATGAGTTTACAGCCGGAGGAGAGGCGCTCAAGGCTTTGGAGCTTAATCCTCATCTGGCACACCGCGTGATCGGTCGGCAGTATTTTCTCGAGCCGCTCGATGCCGTGGTTCTCAACGACACGCCATGA